Proteins co-encoded in one Paracrocinitomix mangrovi genomic window:
- a CDS encoding metal ABC transporter ATP-binding protein, with protein sequence MKEPISIEVHNLTVSYGAGPVLWDIDFELPSGKIIGVIGPNGSGKTTLLKAIMGLLHPSSGYVKVFNKSLDEVRERVAYVPQRTTVDWDFPASVYDVVMMGRYRKSNLFKRANKADKEIVDNAIEKVGLTEFKNRQISQLSGGQQQRVFIARALAQKAELYLMDEPFVGVDAATESSILAILQEMREEGKTVLIIHHDLQTVSEYFDYLVLLNTRLIAKGELSEVLTKENLSNAYGGQLTLLSKVVEIIKKTEFPIREKDVDL encoded by the coding sequence ATGAAAGAACCAATTTCTATAGAAGTTCACAACCTAACAGTAAGTTACGGAGCCGGTCCTGTTTTATGGGATATCGACTTTGAGTTGCCAAGTGGAAAAATAATTGGAGTTATTGGTCCAAATGGTTCTGGTAAAACAACTTTACTCAAAGCAATTATGGGGTTGCTGCACCCTTCTTCAGGCTATGTTAAAGTATTTAATAAATCTTTGGACGAAGTGAGAGAAAGAGTGGCCTATGTTCCACAAAGAACAACTGTAGATTGGGATTTTCCGGCATCTGTGTATGATGTGGTGATGATGGGTAGGTACAGAAAATCAAACTTGTTTAAAAGAGCCAATAAAGCGGATAAAGAAATTGTGGATAATGCCATTGAGAAAGTTGGCTTAACTGAATTCAAAAACAGACAAATTTCACAGCTTTCAGGTGGGCAGCAACAAAGAGTTTTCATTGCCAGAGCACTCGCTCAAAAAGCAGAACTTTATTTAATGGATGAGCCATTTGTTGGAGTAGATGCGGCTACTGAAAGTTCAATTCTTGCCATTTTACAGGAGATGCGAGAAGAAGGAAAGACTGTGCTGATAATTCATCACGATCTACAAACTGTATCTGAATACTTTGACTATTTGGTTTTATTGAATACCAGATTAATCGCCAAAGGAGAGTTGTCTGAAGTATTGACAAAAGAAAACCTTTCAAACGCCTATGGTGGTCAGTTGACCCTATTATCCAAAGTGGTAGAAATAATTAAGAAAACTGAGTTTCCAATCAGAGAAAAAGATGTTGACTTATAG
- a CDS encoding metal ABC transporter solute-binding protein, Zn/Mn family: MNKNWYIFIVGLVLFSCRLDDDKEQNPEEPLHIVATTGIIEDCLSNIVGDSAEVSSIMGPGTDPHVYKVTPGDVELLDQADVIVANGLHLEGKMAETLEKYGREKPVLFVSDGIDKADLIKSADSDDAYDPHIWFDTKLWMTGMWQITKELGRIDTANNHYYKDNYDRYFDEVEEADKWIKTELEGVEKSTRILVTSHDAFSYFGRRYDVHVKGIQGISTLSEVGLKEISDMVDYVIDNKIKSVFIETSTSDKTAQSIVDGCKAKKYNVAIDGPLFSDALGEPGTKGGTYIGMIKENAITIVEGLK; encoded by the coding sequence ATGAATAAAAATTGGTACATATTTATTGTTGGTTTAGTGTTGTTTTCATGTAGGTTAGATGATGACAAGGAGCAAAATCCTGAAGAACCGCTTCACATTGTTGCAACAACTGGAATTATTGAAGATTGTCTTAGCAATATTGTAGGTGATAGTGCAGAAGTAAGTTCTATTATGGGACCTGGAACAGATCCTCATGTTTATAAAGTAACTCCAGGGGATGTTGAGCTATTGGATCAGGCTGATGTGATCGTTGCAAATGGATTGCATTTAGAAGGAAAAATGGCTGAAACGCTTGAAAAATATGGTAGAGAAAAACCAGTGCTTTTTGTTTCAGATGGTATTGATAAAGCAGATTTAATAAAGTCTGCAGATTCAGATGATGCTTATGATCCGCACATCTGGTTTGATACAAAATTGTGGATGACCGGAATGTGGCAAATAACTAAAGAATTAGGAAGGATTGATACCGCTAATAATCATTATTACAAAGATAATTACGATCGTTATTTTGATGAGGTTGAGGAGGCAGATAAGTGGATTAAAACTGAACTGGAGGGAGTAGAAAAATCTACCAGAATTTTAGTGACTTCCCATGATGCCTTTTCTTATTTCGGTAGAAGATATGATGTTCACGTTAAGGGGATTCAGGGAATTTCTACGCTATCTGAAGTAGGATTAAAAGAAATCTCTGATATGGTTGATTATGTTATTGACAATAAAATAAAGTCAGTGTTTATTGAAACGTCAACATCAGATAAAACAGCTCAATCAATAGTAGATGGATGTAAAGCCAAAAAATACAATGTAGCAATTGATGGTCCTTTGTTTTCAGATGCTTTGGGAGAACCCGGAACCAAAGGGGGAACCTATATTGGAATGATTAAGGAAAATGCTATCACAATAGTGGAGGGATTAAAATGA